ATATGGACCTCATATTTTTCACACAAGAGTAAAATATGTGTGGGACTACTTGTCTCAATTTACGGAATGGCAATTGTACCACCATCATGTGCTCGGAAGCATCGACGGCCGTAAAGTGCCGATTCCTTTCAACCTGAATACGCTGCATGCTTTGCTGCCGGGCGAACTCGCGGGCAAGCTGGAAAGCAAACTTGTTCAGACGTTCGGCTATAATGTAAAAGTGCCGATATTGAAGCTGCGCGAGACGGACGACGATGATCTGAAATGGCTGGCGGAGTATGTATATGAGAAAGTATTTTTGAATTATACGTCCAAACAGTGGGGAATGAAGCCGGAGGAGCTCGATCCGATGGTGACGGGACGAGTTCCTGTATATGTCTCCAGAGATGATCGGTATTTTCAGGATGCCTACCAAGGTATGCCTCTGAAGGGGTACACGGCAATGTTCGAGAAGATGCTGGACCATCCGAACATTAAGGTCATGCTGAATACCGATTACAAGGAAGTTATTTCAACGGATTGGCACAGCAAGAGTGTGAGGTTGTTTGGCGTCCCTTTTGAAGGCAAGCTGATTTTTACCGGGAAAATTGACGAGTTATTTGATTACGAATATGGTGAGTTGCCGTACCGGTCCCTGCGGTTTCAGTTTGAGACGCTGCATCAAGACAGGTTTCAGGATGTCGGGACCGTGAATTACCCGAATGAGTATGATTTTACCCGGATTACGGAATTCAAGCATTTAACCGGACAGAAACACGAGTACACCTCTATTGTCAGGGAATACCCACAGGAGTACTTGAAGGATGTGGAAGGAAAGAATATTCCTTATTATCCGATTCCACGTCCGGAAAATCAGGAGCGATACGAAAAATACCGCGATAAGGCCAAACAGTTCGATCAGCTTGTGCTGCTGGGCAGATTAGCCGAGTATAAGTACTATGACATGGATGCATGCGTGGCCCGGGCGCTGAGGTTGTTTGACGAAAAAATCAAAGGTGGAGCGAACGAATGAAGATCATTTTAATCATTCAAGCTCGAATGGGTTCGACCCGTCTGCCGGGCAAAATTTTAAGGCCGCTTGGATCGACGGTCGTTCTTGATTACGATGTAACACGGTGCAGGCAAATCGATCATGTACAGGAAGTGATCGTGGCTACATCGGCGCTTGAGCAAGATCAGGCCATTGTGGATTGGTGCCGGGAACACGGGGTGACTTGCTTCCGCGGTTCGGAGGACGATGTGCTTGCGCGTTATTACGAATGTGCGAAACCATATGACCCGGATTATGTCATTCGGGTGACGAGTGATTGTCCGTTTATTGACTACCACTTGGGAAGCAAGGTCGTTCAAACGATGCTGGACAACCCGGCCGATATCGTACTTTTGGACGGTCAGCTGCCGCGGGGGCTAGCCATCGAAATGGTGTCCTTCCAAGCGCTTGAGTACATGTACGTCCATGGGCATGAGAACCGGCACCGCGAGCATGTGACTTATTACGCTTATGAATTTCCGGAACCATTTAAAGCGGTCCATTGCCAGGTTCCGGAGTCGATGCGGCATCCGGAGCTGCGAATCACGCTGGATACGCCTGAGGATTATGAGCTGCTCCAAACGATCGCTGATCATTTTCAAGACAAGCTGGTGCCCTCCCAAGAGGTAGTACGTTATTTGCTGGCCAATCCCGAAGTAGCGGCTATTAATGCCCATATTCAACAAAAACCCGTTGTTTAGACAGGAGTCCTTTTCTATGAAATATCGCTGCCTACAAAAACCCGCCTACCGTTTCGGAGACTATGAGGCGGTTTCTTTGCGAGAGCAAGACATCATGTCCATCAAGCAGTGGAGAAACGAACAGATGGCTGTTTTGCGCCAAAATAAGGTGTTGACAGACGAGGATCAGCGGAATTACTATCAGCATGTCGTCCTTCCAACCTTTGATCAGGAGCAGCCGCGGATCATTTTGTTCAGTTTTCTATATCGGGGCGAATGTATAGGTTATGGCGGTTTAACCAATAATGAATGGATTTGCCAGAGAGCGGAAATCTCGTTTCTGTTAAATACGGCTCGCACAACGGATCGTGCCGGTTACCGAAACGATTTTACCGCTTTTCTCACGTTAATGAAGAAAGTGGCATTTGAAGACCTTCACTTTAACCGGCTTTTTACCGAAACATATGATATAAGACCTCATCATGTACAGATTCTTGAGGATAACGGTTTTGTGTACGAAGGCCGGATGCGACAGCATGCGGTGGTTGACGGCCGATTTGTGGACTCGTTATTACATGGGTGTCTAAAGGAGTTTTATGATGCTAACCGGTAAAAGAGTGTTTGTGAGCGGTGGAGCCGGCGTGATCGGCACCGCTCTGGTCGAGAAGCTGCTGCGGCGCGGTGCGCAGGTGATGGTAGGGGATTTAAAGCCCCGGCCTGTGCAGTGGACTTCGGAAAATCTCCTTTATAAACAGGGGGATCTCAATTATTTGACGGCCGAGGAAATGGAGCATTTTCAGCCGGAATATGTGTTTCACCTGGCAGCAACCTTCGAACGTTCGGTGGAAACTTATGAATTTTGGAACGAAAACTACGAACATAACGTTCGTTTAAGCCATCATGTAATGAACTGTCTTAAAGATGTGAAATCGCTCCGCAAGGTCGTTTTTGCGTCGAGCTACTTGATTTATAACCCGGACACTTATACGTTCCCTGAACCGGCTGAGAAGGCCGTAAGCCTGAAAGAGGGCGGCGAAATATACCCGAGGAACTTGTGTGGGGTTGCCAAGCTGCTGCATGAGATGGAGCTGCAGTTTCTGCATCATTTCCGCGGCGCCGAGCTTCAGACGGTGAGCGCGCGCATTTATAGGAGCTATGGGAAAAATTCGCGCGATATCATTTCGCGTTGGATCCGTGCGCTGCTTAAAGATGAGACCATTACCGTTTTTCGAAAAGAAGGCATGTTCGATTACATCTATGCGGAGGACGGAGCGGAAGGCTTAATCCGTTTGGCGGAAAGCGATGCCACAGGCATCGTCAACTTAGGCAGCGGACAGGCCCGCAGGGTTCAGGAAGTGCTCGACATTTTGGGGCGCCATTTTCCGCAAATGAAGCTTGTGGAAGGAGAAAGCGACATTCCGTATGAAGCTTCGCAGGCGGATATGACTTTGTTCCGAGAAATAACCGGCTGGGCGCCGGAAAGACATCTGGAGGATACGATTCCGGAGATGATCGAGTTTGAGCGGCGGCGCGGTCAGACCGAGGAACAGGGCGAAGCGGCGGAGCCAACCCGCATCCTGATCAGCAGCGTATCCAAAAAGGTTCCGTTGGTCAAAGCGGTAAAACAGGCCGTGCAGAAGCTGGGTGTCCAAGCGGAGATTATCGGTGCAGATCATAATCGGAACAGCATCGGCAGACATTTTACGGATTTGTTTTGGGAAATGCCGCGATTGGACCAGCTTTCAATTGCAGACTTCCTCCGATATTGTAAGGATCATCGGGTTAAATGCATTGTCCCGACTCGCGACGGGGAATTGCCTTATTTTGCAGAGCACAAAGAACAAATTGAGCGCAATGGGATTCATGTCATGATCTCGTCCGCGGAAACGGTTCAAACCTGTTTGGACAAGCAGTTGTTTTATGACAAGCTCCAAGCGGAAGGGTTCCCGGTCATTCCAACCTCCGGAGACATCGATGCATTCGAGACGGCTTCTTATGTTGTCAAAGAGCGATTCGGCGCGGGTTCGCAAAGCCTGGGCTTGAAGCTTGGGAAAGAGGAGGCACTTCTCCATGCGAAAAAGCTGCGGCAGCCGATTTTTCAACCTTTCATCGACGGGGTGGAATATTCGATCGATTTGTATCGGGACGGACACGGCAAAGTGAAAGGGGCAGTCGTTCGCTCCCGCGATCTGGTCGTTGGCGGCGAGTCGCAAGTTACGAGAACGGAAAAGAACCCTAAGCTGGAGAAGCTGGCAGCCGAGTTGGCGGACCGTCTGGATTTATACGGGCATGCCGTGCTTCAAGTATTGGTGGATCAACAAGGTATGCCCCATATCATAGAATGCAACACTAGATTTGGCGGAGCCTCCAAATTAAGCATTGAAGCGGGACTTGAAAGCTTTTACTGGTTCCTGCTGGAGGCGGCAGGCGCAGATCTTAAGGATTACCCATTCCTTCGTTCCGCCCAAGAAAAACAGCTGGTTCGGTTTGCCGAGGATTTGATATTATGAAGGTCGTCGTTTTCGATCTGGACGATACCTTATATGAAGAGTTAACTTTTGTGAAGAGCGGGTTCCAGGCGGTAGCACAGCATCTGCATATAACCTATGGCCTGGACCGGCTGAAAGCTTTTGACCTCATGTGGGGCGAGCTTCAGCGAAGCGGAAGAGGAAAGGTCTTTAACCGGGTTTTAGCTGAGAACGGCCTTGAGACGAAATCCAATATCCAGCGTTGTTTGACCATTTACCGGCTGCATCGGCCGAATATTACGCTGCTTGATGATGCCGTCCGCTGCATCGATGCTTTGAATGGACGACCCATTTACATCGTTACGGACGGAAACAAGCTTGTCCAACAAAATAAGCTGCAAGCACTGGGATTATACCATCACGAGGCGATTCGACATTGTTTTATTACGCGAAGGTACGGCATTAAGAATGAGAAGCCCTCGACGTATTGTTTTATGAAAATATGCGAGCGGGAGCGAGTGGAACCTCGGGACGTCGTTTATATTGGAGATAACCCGAATAAAGATTTCGTCGGGATTAAGCCGCTAGGTTTTCATACGGTACGAATCTTGCGGGGATCTTTTCGAGAGTTGACCAAACCAAGCAAGTATGAAGCGGATCATCGGATCACGAGTCTGGATGAACTGCTTTCCCTTTTATAAAAAAGAAACGAGGAGAGCGGAGGATTGCCCATGTCAGAAATTACGATAGCAAGCCGAAAGATCGGTACGGCGCATCGCCCGTTTATTATCGCCGAAATGTCGGGCAATCACAATCAATCTTTGGAGAGAGCGCTGCAAATTGTCGAAGCCGCGGCGGAAGCGGGGGCGGATGCGTTAAAGCTGCAAACCTATACAGCGGAAACGATGACACTCGATATAAATGAAGGCGAATTTTTTATCGACGACCCAAGCAGCTTGTGGAAAGGCAGCTCGCTTTATTCTTTATACCAGCAAGCGTATACGCCCTGGGAGTGGCATGAGCCGATTTTCAAACGCTGCAAGGAGCTTGGTTTGATATGCTTCAGCACTCCGTTCGACGAGACGGCCGTCGATTTTTTGGAGCAGCTGGATGCTCCTTGTTATAAGATCGCATCTTTCGAGAATGTGGATCTCCCGTTAATCCGAAAGGCGGCATCTACAGGGAAACCATTAATTATTTCCACAGGCATGGCTTCGATTGCCGAGCTGGATGAAATGGTACGTGCCGCTCGGGAGGCGGGATGCAAGGAGCTGGTCTTGTTGAAATGCACCAGCTCGTACCCGGCGACACCGGAAGATTCCAACTTGCTGACGATCCCCCATATGAGACAGCTGTTTGAATGCGAGGTCGGGGTATCCGACCATACATTCGGCATTGGTGCACCGCTCGCCGGTGTGGCGCTCGGCGCCACCGTCATAGAGAAGCATTTCACGCTTCGCCGCGCAGACGGAGGGGTTGATTCCGTATTTTCCATGGAACCGGAAGAGATGCGTGCGCTGGTGGTGGAGAGCGAACGGGCTTGGCAGTCGCTGGGTAAAGTGCAGTATGGCCTGCAAGCCAAGGAAGAAGGCTCGCTTAAACATCGCCGCTCCCTGTATTTTGCTCAAGATTTGAAGCCGGGGGATGTGTTGACCAAGGAAAATCTGAGGGCTATTCGCCCCGGACTCGGGTTAGCGCCGAAATATTATGACATTCTTCTTGGGCGAAAAGTGAACCGCGAAATCAAGAAAGGAACTCCGGTGACCTGGGACACCATTTTATAAAGAAAGGATTTTTAACGTCCAGATGAAAAATGAAGAGCTTCGAAGCATGGACGAATTATTCGACCGGTTGTTCCCGATATGTCGAAGCATCACGGGGCCGGGGCTAAGAGAGACCTTATCGATCTTGTCGGAATATTTGCCGCTCGAGCAGTTGGGCGAACCGACGGGAAGCTCCGTATTCGATTGGACGATTCCCAAAGAATGGCGAATTCGGGAAGCTTGGGTTAAAGGACCCGACGGTTCCACGATCATCGATTTTAAAAAAAGCAACCTGCATGTGCTTAATTACAGCATTCCCGTTAACCGTAAAATGGGTTTGGATGAATTAAAGGAGCATTTGTATTCGCTGCCCCATATGCCGGAAGCCATCCCGTACGTAACTTCCTATTACAAGGAAAGATGGGGGTTTTGTCTGCCGCATCGTCAGTTGGAGCAGCTTGAGCCGGGGACGTACCATGCCTACATTGACAGCGAACTGGCAGACGGCGAACTGAACTTCGGCCATGCCATCCTGCCGGGGGAAAGCAACAAGGAAATTTTGATCAGCACCTATGTCTGCCACCCTTCGCTTGCGAACAATGAACTCAGCGGTCCGGTGACGGCGGCTTTTTTGTATCGCAGATTAGCGGCATGGACCAAGCGGAGATTTACGTATCGGTTCGTGTTCGTTCCCGAGACCATCGGGAGCATCACGTATTTGCACCGTTTCGGCAAGCACTTGAAGGAGAAGCTTCATACGGGGCTTGTGCTGACCTGCCTGGGTGGGGCGCAGCATCGGCTTAGCTACAAAATGTCGAGAAGAGGGAACGTGCCGACAGACAGGCTGGTCCAGCACTTATTCCGTCTCCAGGCGCTGCAAGGGGATATCCGAGGGTTTACGCCCATCAACGGTTCAGACGAACGCCAATACTGTTCTCCAGGCTTTAACCTTCCCGTCGGTCAAATGTCCAGAATGGTTTATAACTGTTATCCGGGTTATCACAATTCCTTCGATACGAAGGAAACCATGACAATCGAGGCGCTGCAGCAAAGTGTCGATGAACTGGAGCAATTATTGCGGGCGATAGAGCTTGACGGTTATTACGTGAATCAAAACCCGTACGGCGAAGTCAAGCTGGACAAACACGATCTTTACCCGGACCTCAATTCTCCTCTAAACGGAGTTTATTCGAGCAATAACGTTGCGGATAACCGTGTTCAATTAGACCGTATTCTAGTGATGCTGAACTACTGCGACGGCGAACACTCGCTGCTCGATATTGCTGACAAATGCGGCTGTTCCATCTTGCAGCTGGAGCCGATCGTCCGCATTTTGAAGGAGAAGCAGCTTTTACAAGGCCCTTATTTGGAACCAAGAAATGAGATGATCGAATGAGAGTTGTTTTCTTAACCGGATCGCACCCGAGACATCTATACGTGGCAAATAAGCTTAAAGAGGCTGGAATGCTGCAAGGACTTTTGATCGAAAAAAGAGAAGAATTCGTTCCTTCCCCGCCGGACGGCTTGGAAGAAATCGATAAAAATAATTTTATCCGCCATTTTGCAGACAGAGATGCAGCGGAAAAACATTGGTTTAATCCTGCGACTGCCTATGACTGGAGCGGGGTTTCGATAATGGAAGTCACTCCGGAGGAATTAAATTCCGATAAGGTGGCCGAATGGGTAACTTCATGTAAGCCGGACATCGCCCTAAGTTATGGTGTACACAAGCTGGACAATTCCTTATTGGCCCGGTTTCCGGACTACTCGTGGAATATTCACGGCGGATTGTCCCCTTGGTACAGAGGAGCTATCACTTTATTTTGGCCGCTGTACTTTTTGCAGCCCAACTGGGCAGGCATGACCATTCACTATCTGACTTCGAAGTTGGATGCCGGCGAAATCGTTCATCATTCGGTTCCGCAGTTATCCAGGGGGGACGGTATTCATGATGTCGCTTGCAAGGCCGTAATCCAAGCTGCGGAAGATGTAACGAGGCTAA
The window above is part of the Paenibacillus hamazuiensis genome. Proteins encoded here:
- the glf gene encoding UDP-galactopyranose mutase, producing MFDYIIVGAGYSGAVMAERIANELNKKVLIIEKRRHIGGNAYDRYDEAGVLIHQYGPHIFHTRVKYVWDYLSQFTEWQLYHHHVLGSIDGRKVPIPFNLNTLHALLPGELAGKLESKLVQTFGYNVKVPILKLRETDDDDLKWLAEYVYEKVFLNYTSKQWGMKPEELDPMVTGRVPVYVSRDDRYFQDAYQGMPLKGYTAMFEKMLDHPNIKVMLNTDYKEVISTDWHSKSVRLFGVPFEGKLIFTGKIDELFDYEYGELPYRSLRFQFETLHQDRFQDVGTVNYPNEYDFTRITEFKHLTGQKHEYTSIVREYPQEYLKDVEGKNIPYYPIPRPENQERYEKYRDKAKQFDQLVLLGRLAEYKYYDMDACVARALRLFDEKIKGGANE
- a CDS encoding glycosyltransferase family protein codes for the protein MKIILIIQARMGSTRLPGKILRPLGSTVVLDYDVTRCRQIDHVQEVIVATSALEQDQAIVDWCREHGVTCFRGSEDDVLARYYECAKPYDPDYVIRVTSDCPFIDYHLGSKVVQTMLDNPADIVLLDGQLPRGLAIEMVSFQALEYMYVHGHENRHREHVTYYAYEFPEPFKAVHCQVPESMRHPELRITLDTPEDYELLQTIADHFQDKLVPSQEVVRYLLANPEVAAINAHIQQKPVV
- a CDS encoding GNAT family N-acetyltransferase: MKYRCLQKPAYRFGDYEAVSLREQDIMSIKQWRNEQMAVLRQNKVLTDEDQRNYYQHVVLPTFDQEQPRIILFSFLYRGECIGYGGLTNNEWICQRAEISFLLNTARTTDRAGYRNDFTAFLTLMKKVAFEDLHFNRLFTETYDIRPHHVQILEDNGFVYEGRMRQHAVVDGRFVDSLLHGCLKEFYDANR
- a CDS encoding NAD-dependent epimerase/dehydratase family protein, with amino-acid sequence MLTGKRVFVSGGAGVIGTALVEKLLRRGAQVMVGDLKPRPVQWTSENLLYKQGDLNYLTAEEMEHFQPEYVFHLAATFERSVETYEFWNENYEHNVRLSHHVMNCLKDVKSLRKVVFASSYLIYNPDTYTFPEPAEKAVSLKEGGEIYPRNLCGVAKLLHEMELQFLHHFRGAELQTVSARIYRSYGKNSRDIISRWIRALLKDETITVFRKEGMFDYIYAEDGAEGLIRLAESDATGIVNLGSGQARRVQEVLDILGRHFPQMKLVEGESDIPYEASQADMTLFREITGWAPERHLEDTIPEMIEFERRRGQTEEQGEAAEPTRILISSVSKKVPLVKAVKQAVQKLGVQAEIIGADHNRNSIGRHFTDLFWEMPRLDQLSIADFLRYCKDHRVKCIVPTRDGELPYFAEHKEQIERNGIHVMISSAETVQTCLDKQLFYDKLQAEGFPVIPTSGDIDAFETASYVVKERFGAGSQSLGLKLGKEEALLHAKKLRQPIFQPFIDGVEYSIDLYRDGHGKVKGAVVRSRDLVVGGESQVTRTEKNPKLEKLAAELADRLDLYGHAVLQVLVDQQGMPHIIECNTRFGGASKLSIEAGLESFYWFLLEAAGADLKDYPFLRSAQEKQLVRFAEDLIL
- a CDS encoding HAD family hydrolase; its protein translation is MKVVVFDLDDTLYEELTFVKSGFQAVAQHLHITYGLDRLKAFDLMWGELQRSGRGKVFNRVLAENGLETKSNIQRCLTIYRLHRPNITLLDDAVRCIDALNGRPIYIVTDGNKLVQQNKLQALGLYHHEAIRHCFITRRYGIKNEKPSTYCFMKICERERVEPRDVVYIGDNPNKDFVGIKPLGFHTVRILRGSFRELTKPSKYEADHRITSLDELLSLL
- the pseI gene encoding pseudaminic acid synthase; this translates as MSEITIASRKIGTAHRPFIIAEMSGNHNQSLERALQIVEAAAEAGADALKLQTYTAETMTLDINEGEFFIDDPSSLWKGSSLYSLYQQAYTPWEWHEPIFKRCKELGLICFSTPFDETAVDFLEQLDAPCYKIASFENVDLPLIRKAASTGKPLIISTGMASIAELDEMVRAAREAGCKELVLLKCTSSYPATPEDSNLLTIPHMRQLFECEVGVSDHTFGIGAPLAGVALGATVIEKHFTLRRADGGVDSVFSMEPEEMRALVVESERAWQSLGKVQYGLQAKEEGSLKHRRSLYFAQDLKPGDVLTKENLRAIRPGLGLAPKYYDILLGRKVNREIKKGTPVTWDTIL
- a CDS encoding DUF4910 domain-containing protein, yielding MDELFDRLFPICRSITGPGLRETLSILSEYLPLEQLGEPTGSSVFDWTIPKEWRIREAWVKGPDGSTIIDFKKSNLHVLNYSIPVNRKMGLDELKEHLYSLPHMPEAIPYVTSYYKERWGFCLPHRQLEQLEPGTYHAYIDSELADGELNFGHAILPGESNKEILISTYVCHPSLANNELSGPVTAAFLYRRLAAWTKRRFTYRFVFVPETIGSITYLHRFGKHLKEKLHTGLVLTCLGGAQHRLSYKMSRRGNVPTDRLVQHLFRLQALQGDIRGFTPINGSDERQYCSPGFNLPVGQMSRMVYNCYPGYHNSFDTKETMTIEALQQSVDELEQLLRAIELDGYYVNQNPYGEVKLDKHDLYPDLNSPLNGVYSSNNVADNRVQLDRILVMLNYCDGEHSLLDIADKCGCSILQLEPIVRILKEKQLLQGPYLEPRNEMIE
- a CDS encoding formyltransferase family protein, which gives rise to MLQGLLIEKREEFVPSPPDGLEEIDKNNFIRHFADRDAAEKHWFNPATAYDWSGVSIMEVTPEELNSDKVAEWVTSCKPDIALSYGVHKLDNSLLARFPDYSWNIHGGLSPWYRGAITLFWPLYFLQPNWAGMTIHYLTSKLDAGEIVHHSVPQLSRGDGIHDVACKAVIQAAEDVTRLIDMLRNGEKLPKVPQKSSGKLFLAKDWTPQHLRLIYNTFNNDIVDKYLDGELGHQEPPLIRAFEK